A genomic region of uncultured Paludibaculum sp. contains the following coding sequences:
- a CDS encoding sigma-70 family RNA polymerase sigma factor: MRVQLEQQSFDSDYVLRLKQGDPDTQRHFVNYFGDLLRVKLRGKLRAPQLVEEAKQETFLRVLLTLRERGIDHPERLGAFVNSVCNNVVMEVYRAESRTAPMPENLNPADDQIDAESEMVNEQKRKLVRELLDELPPKESELLRQVFLEEKDKDVICQQFGVDRNYLRVLLHRARNRFSALLGERGKAHGVGE, translated from the coding sequence GTGCGAGTGCAACTCGAGCAGCAGAGCTTCGACAGTGACTACGTCCTGCGGCTCAAGCAGGGCGATCCAGACACTCAGCGTCATTTCGTCAACTATTTTGGCGATTTGCTGCGCGTGAAACTGCGTGGGAAACTCAGGGCTCCGCAACTGGTTGAGGAAGCCAAACAGGAGACATTCCTGCGAGTATTGTTAACTTTACGCGAACGCGGGATCGACCACCCGGAACGACTGGGCGCATTCGTCAATTCGGTCTGCAACAACGTCGTGATGGAGGTGTACCGGGCAGAGTCCCGAACCGCCCCGATGCCGGAGAATCTCAACCCGGCCGACGACCAGATCGACGCCGAAAGCGAAATGGTGAACGAACAAAAGCGAAAGCTCGTTCGTGAATTGCTTGACGAATTACCGCCCAAGGAAAGCGAACTATTGCGGCAAGTTTTCCTGGAAGAGAAGGACAAGGACGTTATCTGTCAACAGTTTGGGGTGGATCGAAACTATCTGCGAGTGCTGCTGCATCGTGCCAGAAACCGGTTCAGCGCCCTACTCGGGGAGCGCGGAAAGGCACACGGCGTCGGTGAGTGA
- a CDS encoding glycosyltransferase: MLLSILIPVYNERTVVERSLQQVMDAPLPTGVDRELVIVDDCSTDGTWSILEVLAAEHSSIRLFRHAINQGKGAAVRTAISKAQGDFCLIQDADLEYDPNEYPALLKPLLAGHADAVFGSRYMSGEARRVLPYWHTKINQFLTWTSNVFSNIHVTDMETCYKVFRTDLLKSIPIRSNRFGFEPEITMKCAKRQLRIYEVPISYHGRTYEEGKKIGWKDGLQALGVILKYWLIDDLYAETRRRGALINLTRTPGYINWISSLLRPHLGDTILEIGAGFGTFSGRLMGRRLRYVAAESDPLHLHALRNRFLRTPNVNVVELDPTVQAAFEPFEAGFDSAIAINVLEGLPQPETALAGLRHALKPGGLLLLLAPQGPGIFGTVDQAMGQLRRFDQRALEAQLKSAGFTVERVVQINKSGKPAWWLASKVFKRTSLSKFPLKIFDKNLWLWRPLDRVLPWHGLSMLIVARKS; the protein is encoded by the coding sequence GTGCTTCTCAGTATCCTCATCCCTGTCTACAATGAACGAACCGTTGTCGAACGCAGTCTACAGCAGGTTATGGATGCGCCTTTACCGACAGGGGTGGACCGGGAACTAGTGATTGTGGACGATTGTTCCACGGATGGAACATGGTCGATTCTGGAAGTGCTGGCTGCCGAACATTCCTCGATACGGCTGTTCCGGCATGCGATCAATCAGGGCAAGGGCGCGGCCGTCCGGACCGCCATCTCCAAGGCTCAGGGCGACTTCTGCCTGATCCAGGACGCCGATCTGGAGTACGATCCCAACGAGTATCCGGCATTACTGAAACCGCTGCTGGCGGGCCATGCGGACGCGGTTTTCGGTTCGCGCTACATGTCTGGCGAGGCGCGCCGGGTGCTGCCCTACTGGCACACGAAGATCAACCAGTTTCTGACCTGGACCTCCAACGTCTTTTCGAACATCCATGTCACAGACATGGAGACGTGCTACAAAGTCTTCCGCACGGATCTGTTGAAGTCGATCCCGATCCGGTCGAACCGCTTCGGCTTCGAGCCGGAAATCACGATGAAGTGCGCGAAGCGGCAGTTGCGGATCTACGAGGTCCCCATCTCCTACCATGGCCGGACGTACGAAGAGGGCAAGAAGATCGGCTGGAAGGACGGACTGCAGGCCCTTGGCGTCATCCTGAAGTACTGGTTGATCGATGATCTGTACGCGGAGACGAGGCGCCGGGGCGCGTTGATCAATCTCACGCGCACGCCAGGCTACATCAATTGGATTTCGTCGCTGCTAAGGCCCCACCTCGGCGATACCATTCTGGAGATCGGAGCCGGATTCGGCACTTTTTCCGGCCGTCTGATGGGCCGGCGGCTGCGTTACGTGGCCGCCGAATCGGATCCCCTGCATCTGCACGCCCTGAGAAACCGGTTTCTGCGCACACCCAACGTGAACGTGGTGGAGTTGGATCCGACCGTGCAAGCGGCGTTCGAGCCCTTTGAGGCGGGGTTTGACTCCGCGATCGCCATCAACGTGCTGGAGGGCCTGCCGCAACCGGAGACCGCTTTGGCCGGACTGCGCCACGCACTGAAGCCTGGAGGGTTGCTGCTGCTGCTGGCGCCGCAAGGGCCCGGCATCTTTGGCACGGTGGATCAGGCGATGGGGCAACTGAGGAGATTCGACCAGCGGGCATTGGAAGCACAGCTGAAGTCGGCGGGCTTCACGGTGGAGCGGGTGGTGCAAATTAACAAATCCGGCAAACCGGCCTGGTGGCTGGCCAGCAAGGTATTCAAGCGTACTTCGCTGTCGAAATTCCCCCTGAAGATTTTCGACAAGAACCTCTGGCTGTGGCGACCCCTGGATCGGGTGTTGCCGTGGCACGGGTTGTCGATGTTGATTGTCGCCAGAAAGAGCTAG
- a CDS encoding sugar phosphate isomerase/epimerase family protein has protein sequence MGLPFRHSICNEVYQGWDFDKSCRHIRETGYQGIEIAPFTLSEDPVTIPAAERKQYADIIASEGLLFVGLHWLMVAPKGLHVTTPDADLRARSWAHIQGLVDLCADLGPNGVMVFGSPLQRGTVGGSTREESTRRFADGLAQVAPHAEERGVRILVEALPANQTDVVGSLAEAVEIVRQVNSPAIQTMFDTHNAVDETDPHSEVVERFFPYIQHVHVNETDGGHCGTGDYEFGPVLATLRRLNYQGWISLEAFDFSPGPERISAESLRYLNEVIEGLPAD, from the coding sequence ATGGGCTTACCATTCCGCCACTCGATCTGCAACGAGGTCTACCAGGGGTGGGACTTCGACAAATCCTGCCGCCACATTCGGGAGACAGGGTACCAGGGCATTGAGATTGCACCCTTCACGCTCTCGGAGGATCCGGTTACGATACCAGCCGCCGAGCGCAAACAGTATGCCGACATCATCGCCAGCGAAGGACTGCTGTTCGTGGGCCTGCACTGGCTGATGGTCGCTCCCAAAGGTCTGCATGTCACCACACCCGACGCCGACCTTCGTGCGCGCAGTTGGGCTCATATTCAAGGGCTGGTGGATCTGTGCGCTGACCTTGGCCCGAACGGTGTGATGGTGTTTGGCTCGCCTCTGCAGCGTGGAACCGTAGGTGGCTCGACGCGGGAAGAATCGACCAGGCGCTTTGCGGACGGCCTGGCGCAGGTAGCCCCGCATGCCGAGGAACGCGGGGTGCGCATCCTGGTGGAGGCACTGCCGGCCAACCAGACGGATGTTGTCGGATCGCTGGCGGAGGCGGTGGAGATCGTACGCCAGGTGAACAGCCCCGCGATTCAGACAATGTTCGATACCCACAACGCCGTGGATGAGACAGATCCTCACAGCGAAGTGGTGGAACGCTTCTTTCCCTACATTCAACACGTGCACGTGAACGAGACAGACGGCGGCCACTGCGGAACCGGCGACTATGAGTTCGGACCGGTGCTCGCAACGCTGCGGCGTCTGAACTACCAGGGCTGGATCTCGCTGGAGGCGTTCGACTTCAGCCCGGGACCGGAGCGCATCTCAGCCGAGTCGCTCCGTTACCTGAACGAGGTCATTGAGGGCCTGCCCGCCGACTGA
- a CDS encoding Gfo/Idh/MocA family oxidoreductase: MKLSTVAAVATSGRVLGSNDRVNLAIAGLGGRGTDHMESYAALPGVRIAALCDVDQAARERGVALVKRLTGSEPKTYADLRELLAEKEIDAVSLATPNHWHALQTIWACRAGKDVYVEKPASHNIHEAVCMVQAARKYNRMVQVGTQSRSDATIRGAMEFLRSGGIGQIHLAKGLCFKRRRSIGRKPDGPVPPGLNWDEFLGPAPMRAFNENRFHYNWHWFWDTGNGDIGNQGVHQMDIARWGAGLDSWPAYAVSTGGKFLYDDDQETPNMQFATLGYSQAQIMFEVRGLITPGEGGMHEGANTVGNIFYGSEGFLVLDDGYRVFKGEKRQLVKEVRPPENDTMNAAHMGNFLAAVRSRKASDLNADIAIGAMSANLCHLANISYRVGRELNLDPAGAFKADPQATALRTRPYRAPWTLPDPI, from the coding sequence TTGAAACTGTCCACGGTCGCGGCCGTCGCCACCTCCGGACGCGTGCTGGGTTCGAACGATCGCGTCAACCTCGCCATCGCCGGCCTCGGCGGGCGGGGCACCGATCACATGGAGTCCTACGCCGCGCTGCCCGGTGTCCGCATCGCCGCCCTCTGCGACGTCGACCAAGCCGCTCGCGAGCGCGGCGTGGCGCTCGTCAAGCGGCTCACCGGCTCCGAGCCCAAGACCTACGCGGATCTGCGCGAGTTACTCGCAGAGAAAGAGATCGACGCGGTCTCCCTCGCCACGCCCAACCACTGGCACGCACTGCAGACCATCTGGGCTTGCCGTGCCGGCAAGGACGTCTACGTCGAAAAGCCGGCCAGCCACAACATCCATGAGGCGGTCTGCATGGTTCAGGCCGCGCGGAAGTACAACCGCATGGTTCAGGTGGGCACGCAGAGTCGCAGCGATGCCACCATCCGCGGAGCCATGGAGTTCCTCCGCTCCGGCGGCATTGGGCAGATTCACCTGGCGAAGGGACTCTGTTTCAAGCGCCGCCGCTCCATCGGTCGCAAGCCCGACGGCCCCGTGCCCCCGGGTCTCAACTGGGACGAGTTCCTCGGACCAGCGCCAATGCGGGCCTTCAACGAGAATCGCTTCCACTACAATTGGCACTGGTTCTGGGACACAGGCAACGGCGACATCGGCAACCAGGGCGTCCACCAGATGGATATCGCCCGTTGGGGCGCCGGCCTCGACTCCTGGCCCGCGTACGCCGTCTCCACTGGGGGTAAGTTCCTGTACGACGACGACCAGGAGACGCCTAATATGCAGTTCGCCACCCTCGGCTACAGCCAGGCGCAGATCATGTTCGAAGTGCGTGGCCTCATCACACCTGGCGAAGGCGGAATGCACGAGGGCGCGAACACCGTCGGCAACATCTTCTACGGCAGCGAAGGCTTTCTGGTTCTCGATGACGGCTACCGCGTCTTCAAGGGTGAAAAGCGCCAGCTCGTGAAAGAGGTTCGTCCGCCCGAAAACGACACCATGAACGCCGCCCACATGGGCAACTTCCTGGCCGCCGTGCGCAGCCGCAAGGCCTCGGATCTCAACGCCGACATCGCCATCGGAGCCATGTCGGCCAACCTGTGCCATCTCGCCAATATCAGCTACCGCGTCGGCCGCGAATTGAACCTCGACCCCGCCGGCGCATTCAAAGCGGACCCGCAGGCCACGGCCCTGCGCACGCGCCCCTACCGGGCACCGTGGACTCTGCCCGATCCCATCTGA
- a CDS encoding alcohol dehydrogenase catalytic domain-containing protein: protein MRSIGLDFEHRRLAEQSIPPPPPPGPDEVLLRIHEVGICATDRELSKFRFGTPPEGETYLVLGHEALAQVEVGNGQWAKGDWVAPMIRRSCTPACSHCASGRRDMCLTGQYLERGISRAHGYLMPYTLERGDELLRVPESVLDVAALSEPLSVVEKAVATALRAHPMEPRTALVAGAGPVGILTALLLQLKGLTVTVLSLEPEDHPRARLLRDAGIPYLRDRRPERADLVFEAAGGALDVLEWVAPCGVLLLIGASEEPLPLPPLRMLVDNLTVAGTVNAGRVHFEQAIADLGRLPRRSLEAMMERRDLDAWPKSFDGSPAAPKVVHRFD, encoded by the coding sequence ATGCGTTCGATTGGTCTCGATTTTGAGCACCGCAGGCTGGCTGAGCAGTCGATACCCCCGCCACCACCGCCCGGCCCTGACGAAGTATTGCTGCGGATCCACGAGGTGGGCATCTGCGCCACGGATCGGGAGTTGTCGAAGTTCCGGTTTGGCACCCCGCCGGAAGGCGAAACGTACCTGGTGTTGGGACACGAAGCCCTGGCCCAGGTGGAAGTGGGGAACGGGCAATGGGCGAAAGGCGACTGGGTGGCGCCGATGATCCGCCGCAGTTGCACACCGGCATGCTCGCATTGCGCAAGCGGGCGGCGCGACATGTGCCTGACCGGACAGTATCTCGAACGCGGCATTTCCCGGGCGCACGGTTACCTGATGCCCTATACGCTGGAGCGCGGAGACGAACTACTCCGCGTGCCGGAGAGTGTACTGGACGTGGCGGCCCTGAGCGAGCCCCTGAGCGTCGTCGAAAAGGCGGTGGCGACCGCCCTGCGTGCCCATCCGATGGAGCCGCGGACCGCACTGGTGGCGGGTGCTGGCCCCGTGGGCATCCTGACGGCCCTGCTGCTGCAACTGAAGGGGCTCACCGTCACCGTCTTGTCGCTGGAGCCCGAGGATCACCCGCGCGCGCGGTTGTTGCGCGACGCCGGGATTCCCTACCTGCGGGATCGGCGTCCGGAGCGGGCCGACCTTGTCTTCGAAGCGGCGGGCGGAGCGCTGGACGTACTGGAATGGGTGGCGCCTTGCGGAGTGCTTCTGTTGATAGGAGCATCGGAAGAGCCTCTGCCGCTACCGCCGCTCCGCATGCTGGTGGACAATCTGACGGTGGCCGGCACTGTCAACGCGGGCCGAGTGCACTTTGAACAGGCCATCGCGGATCTGGGGCGGCTGCCCCGGCGGTCGCTGGAGGCCATGATGGAGCGCCGCGATCTGGACGCGTGGCCGAAGTCGTTTGACGGCTCACCGGCGGCGCCGAAGGTCGTGCACCGCTTCGACTGA
- a CDS encoding SDR family oxidoreductase gives MKNPVVTGGAGFIGSAIVRALLREGAERVSVIDNLLSGSETNLAEVADRVDLHVVDIRDYDAIAPILDGSPKVFHLAAIPSVPRSISEPVPSHTVNADGTFNVYRAAAEGRAGRVVYAASSSAYGDTDVLPKTESMVPMPKSPYAAQKLMGEHYASVFASCFGLSTTSLRFFNVFGPRQDPSSPYSGVLSLFMRCLIERRPPTIFGDGEQSRDFTYVEDVADLCLKASNAPATIVSGNMYNAGNGGRFTLNETWRILCKLEGIEIEPVYGPPRPGDVKDSQADTARAVRDLGHAPRFSFEEGLRLTLEWYRANT, from the coding sequence ATGAAGAATCCTGTGGTTACCGGCGGCGCCGGGTTCATTGGGAGCGCCATTGTGAGGGCGCTGCTGCGCGAAGGCGCTGAGCGCGTAAGCGTCATTGACAACCTGCTCTCGGGCAGTGAGACGAATCTGGCGGAGGTTGCGGATCGAGTCGACCTGCATGTCGTGGATATCCGCGACTACGACGCCATTGCACCAATTCTCGATGGGTCGCCGAAAGTCTTTCATCTTGCGGCGATCCCATCGGTGCCACGCTCGATCAGCGAGCCCGTACCGTCGCACACGGTCAATGCTGACGGCACCTTTAACGTGTACCGGGCAGCGGCCGAAGGGCGCGCAGGCCGCGTAGTATATGCTGCTTCGTCCTCGGCTTATGGGGATACGGATGTTCTGCCCAAGACCGAGTCGATGGTTCCGATGCCGAAATCGCCCTATGCCGCCCAAAAGCTGATGGGCGAGCACTACGCTTCGGTCTTCGCCTCCTGTTTCGGGCTTTCGACGACGTCACTGCGGTTTTTCAACGTGTTTGGACCGAGGCAGGACCCGTCGAGTCCGTACTCCGGCGTACTGAGCCTGTTCATGCGGTGCCTGATTGAGCGGCGTCCGCCGACCATCTTCGGCGACGGAGAGCAGTCGCGGGATTTCACCTATGTCGAAGATGTGGCGGATTTGTGCCTGAAGGCCTCAAACGCGCCGGCCACCATCGTGTCGGGCAACATGTACAATGCGGGAAACGGAGGCCGGTTCACGTTGAACGAGACGTGGCGGATTCTGTGCAAGTTAGAGGGGATTGAGATTGAACCGGTGTATGGCCCGCCCAGACCCGGCGACGTTAAGGACTCCCAAGCCGACACGGCCCGCGCCGTCCGTGATCTCGGCCACGCTCCCAGGTTTTCATTCGAAGAAGGCTTGCGGCTGACGCTGGAGTGGTACCGCGCCAACACGTAG
- a CDS encoding DUF5658 family protein, with protein sequence MASATQQLSMTRPVPNATGQLLQFTYLQGLDTLTTLAFLLAGAKEANPLVRTMMALFGNPLLGLVAVKLGAMLLGVYCWNLGKVAVLRRANLFFAVLVAWNLVCLLLALGVRWNP encoded by the coding sequence ATGGCATCCGCCACACAACAACTCTCGATGACCAGGCCTGTACCGAACGCCACCGGGCAGTTGCTGCAGTTCACCTACCTGCAGGGACTGGACACCCTGACCACGCTGGCATTCCTGCTGGCTGGAGCAAAGGAAGCCAATCCGTTGGTCCGAACGATGATGGCGCTGTTCGGAAACCCATTGCTGGGTTTGGTTGCGGTGAAACTGGGTGCCATGCTGCTTGGAGTCTACTGCTGGAACCTTGGCAAGGTCGCGGTTCTTCGACGAGCGAATCTGTTCTTCGCGGTACTTGTGGCCTGGAATCTGGTCTGCCTTCTCCTTGCGCTGGGAGTTCGATGGAACCCGTAG
- a CDS encoding CHAT domain-containing protein: MRTGTLGLMLRWCLLLTLLLSGCARFLSTPQAQFQEVWRLYRTGRLQAALRELEQHDAWRQEKSSEWRSRFHTLRAEILLAQGKPAEAARDLADPAPGPRWEARRQLVLGGVYLRQGRFDDGQIALEKARQLAEQTGDSETALLAMVYEGARLARKGELQKAEAVTRAALGEAIKRDDAYSEAAACNNLAFLRLRQLRYDESIAFTRQAVAAADRIDARWIAGRSATNAALCYAQLGDIPRALEWQSRVAANLEMVGDRANLKDSLGEMGSMYLIQGRFDEAIQSYRKAFNLARELHEDPATWAGNLALAYLSAQRWQDAAHWNDQAWASKTDTSNNTAQNYLRLNRGFIAAGQNRLDDAARDFHAVLASSADNRGLLWDAHAGLARVEMARHRFAAAKPHFEAALQQIETARVQLRNRESKITFLARLIRFHQDYVEALMEHGETDAALRVAESSRGRILAAQSERAAPQVAADIVARARRFARERKTAVLFYWTAPKRSWLWTVTAAGIRYHELPEAAKIGEQVKLYRNEIERSNRDPLRDTPDTPGAQLYQMLLGPAKELAGEKRVTVIPDGPVHLINLESLPVTLPKPHFWIEDVSLSVAPSLTMLTVEKPEPAGGEGLLLVGAPVAPDSEFPTLDSARRELSGIAAKFPALSKTILAGAQATRSNYQKAGAERYALVHFATHAEVGRVSPLDSAIILSKEGDQFRLYAREILGTPRLKARLVTISACSSAGATSYAGEGLIGLSWAFLEAGAQSVVAGLWAVSDSSSAELMTGLYEGIAAGHPPDESLRAAKLRMLNGSDYKRPYYWAPYQIYVR, from the coding sequence GTGAGGACAGGTACACTTGGGCTGATGCTCCGGTGGTGCCTGCTCCTTACACTTCTGTTGTCTGGATGCGCGCGGTTTCTCAGCACCCCGCAAGCGCAGTTTCAGGAAGTCTGGCGGCTGTACCGGACGGGCCGGCTGCAAGCCGCCCTACGCGAACTGGAACAGCACGACGCCTGGCGCCAGGAAAAATCCAGCGAGTGGCGCTCGCGCTTTCACACCCTACGCGCCGAGATTCTATTAGCACAGGGAAAGCCGGCCGAGGCGGCGCGCGACCTCGCTGACCCTGCGCCCGGTCCGCGCTGGGAGGCCCGCCGGCAACTGGTGCTAGGTGGAGTGTATCTGCGCCAGGGCCGCTTTGACGACGGCCAGATCGCGCTGGAGAAGGCCCGGCAATTGGCCGAACAGACGGGCGATTCGGAGACGGCCCTGCTCGCCATGGTCTATGAGGGCGCACGGTTGGCGCGCAAGGGTGAGCTACAGAAGGCGGAAGCCGTCACTCGCGCGGCGCTAGGGGAGGCGATCAAGCGGGACGACGCCTACAGTGAAGCCGCCGCCTGTAACAATCTCGCATTCCTCAGGCTGCGGCAGTTGCGCTACGACGAGTCGATCGCCTTCACACGGCAGGCCGTGGCCGCGGCCGACCGGATCGACGCACGCTGGATCGCGGGCCGTTCAGCTACAAACGCCGCGCTGTGCTACGCACAGTTGGGTGACATCCCAAGAGCACTGGAATGGCAGTCACGCGTGGCGGCCAACCTTGAGATGGTGGGCGATCGCGCCAATCTCAAAGACAGCCTGGGCGAGATGGGTTCGATGTACCTGATCCAAGGCCGGTTCGACGAAGCCATCCAGTCGTACCGCAAGGCCTTCAATTTGGCTCGGGAGCTCCATGAAGACCCTGCAACCTGGGCCGGCAACCTGGCTCTAGCCTACCTCTCGGCGCAGCGCTGGCAGGACGCAGCCCATTGGAACGACCAAGCCTGGGCGAGCAAGACCGACACGTCGAACAACACCGCCCAGAACTACCTGCGGCTGAACCGTGGCTTCATCGCAGCCGGACAAAACAGGCTGGACGATGCGGCCCGGGACTTCCACGCGGTGCTAGCCAGCAGCGCCGACAACCGAGGCTTGTTGTGGGACGCGCACGCCGGCCTGGCCCGCGTGGAGATGGCGCGCCACCGCTTCGCAGCGGCCAAGCCGCATTTCGAGGCGGCGTTGCAGCAGATTGAGACCGCGCGCGTGCAGTTGCGCAACCGGGAGTCGAAGATCACGTTCCTGGCGCGCCTCATCCGTTTCCATCAGGACTATGTGGAGGCTTTGATGGAGCACGGCGAGACAGATGCCGCGCTGCGTGTGGCGGAATCGAGCCGTGGGCGCATTCTGGCGGCGCAGTCGGAGCGGGCGGCTCCACAGGTAGCGGCCGATATCGTGGCCCGTGCCCGGCGTTTTGCCCGTGAGCGCAAAACGGCGGTTCTGTTCTACTGGACGGCGCCGAAGCGGTCGTGGCTGTGGACGGTGACGGCCGCGGGCATTCGGTATCACGAACTGCCCGAGGCCGCAAAAATCGGCGAGCAGGTTAAGTTGTACCGCAACGAGATCGAGAGGTCGAATCGGGATCCGCTGCGCGATACGCCCGACACGCCTGGGGCGCAACTCTATCAGATGCTGCTGGGCCCGGCGAAGGAACTGGCAGGCGAAAAGCGCGTGACGGTGATTCCGGACGGCCCGGTCCACTTGATCAATCTGGAGTCACTCCCCGTGACTCTGCCCAAGCCACACTTCTGGATCGAGGATGTGTCGCTATCAGTGGCGCCTTCGCTCACGATGCTGACGGTGGAGAAGCCGGAGCCTGCCGGAGGGGAGGGGTTGCTGCTGGTGGGCGCACCGGTGGCCCCGGACTCGGAGTTTCCCACGTTGGACAGCGCCCGGCGCGAGTTGTCCGGAATCGCCGCCAAGTTCCCCGCCCTGTCGAAGACTATTCTGGCAGGAGCCCAGGCCACGCGCAGCAACTACCAGAAGGCCGGGGCGGAACGGTATGCGCTAGTGCACTTCGCCACGCACGCGGAGGTGGGCCGCGTGAGTCCGCTGGATTCCGCCATCATTCTCTCGAAGGAGGGCGACCAGTTCCGGCTGTACGCACGCGAGATTCTGGGGACACCACGCCTGAAGGCACGGCTGGTAACGATCTCGGCCTGCAGCAGCGCGGGCGCCACCAGCTACGCGGGAGAAGGCTTGATCGGTCTGTCGTGGGCCTTCCTCGAAGCCGGCGCGCAGTCCGTAGTGGCGGGCTTGTGGGCTGTCAGCGACAGCTCGAGCGCGGAACTGATGACCGGGCTCTATGAGGGGATCGCCGCTGGACATCCGCCGGATGAGTCTCTGCGGGCGGCGAAGCTGCGCATGCTGAACGGCAGCGACTACAAACGGCCCTACTATTGGGCGCCCTATCAGATTTACGTCCGCTGA
- a CDS encoding zf-HC2 domain-containing protein: MMDHRSAIETTAVERYFLDEMATVERAEFEAHFFDCEQCAAEIRVMSSLEANVRAELEAGRPKEKTQASTSWIKKPTPGFWERYFDWLRPAIAAPALATLLVVMGYQNLLHPARPHDFAGPQAATALLLRGETRGAEPAVTLPSDHSLVLTLDLAGIRPSPEYSVELQPEHGAPAPVIRTAAPSAGEPLTLALSAGTLTQGRYQLTLRSAPGGPVLARFRFEVHP, from the coding sequence ATGATGGATCATCGGTCAGCCATCGAAACCACCGCCGTCGAGAGGTACTTCCTCGATGAAATGGCTACTGTCGAACGTGCCGAGTTTGAGGCACACTTTTTCGACTGCGAGCAATGCGCGGCAGAAATCAGGGTGATGTCCAGCCTGGAGGCCAATGTCCGCGCCGAATTGGAAGCGGGCCGGCCGAAGGAAAAGACACAGGCCTCAACGTCCTGGATAAAGAAGCCAACTCCAGGATTTTGGGAGCGATATTTCGATTGGTTGCGCCCCGCAATTGCGGCGCCCGCCTTGGCGACGCTGCTGGTCGTCATGGGGTATCAGAACCTGTTGCACCCGGCCCGGCCGCACGACTTCGCGGGTCCTCAGGCAGCCACGGCCCTCCTGTTGCGCGGCGAAACACGGGGCGCGGAGCCGGCGGTGACCCTACCTTCGGATCATTCGCTGGTATTGACGTTGGATCTGGCCGGCATCCGGCCCTCACCGGAATACAGCGTGGAACTGCAACCGGAGCACGGGGCACCGGCCCCGGTGATTCGGACGGCCGCACCTTCTGCCGGGGAGCCATTGACGTTGGCGTTGTCCGCTGGCACTCTTACACAGGGCCGATATCAACTCACCCTGCGGAGTGCGCCGGGCGGGCCGGTTCTGGCCCGTTTCCGATTTGAAGTTCATCCCTGA